The proteins below are encoded in one region of Caballeronia sp. SL2Y3:
- the sdhD gene encoding succinate dehydrogenase, hydrophobic membrane anchor protein, with protein sequence MGTQNRVGPKRLVVGAHYGTGEWLAQRVTAVAVAVYTLLLLVLFFGAHNFSYEGWAGIFAMQWMKLATFVALLSLFYHAWVGMRDIWMDYVKPVGLRLGLLVLTVLWLLGCAGYAAQILWRV encoded by the coding sequence ATGGGAACGCAAAACCGGGTCGGCCCGAAGCGCCTCGTCGTGGGCGCGCATTACGGCACAGGCGAATGGCTCGCGCAACGCGTGACCGCCGTCGCCGTGGCGGTGTACACGCTCTTGCTGCTCGTGCTCTTTTTCGGCGCGCATAACTTCTCCTACGAAGGCTGGGCCGGCATCTTCGCGATGCAGTGGATGAAGCTCGCCACCTTCGTCGCCTTGCTCTCGCTCTTCTATCACGCGTGGGTCGGCATGCGCGACATCTGGATGGATTACGTGAAGCCCGTCGGATTGCGCCTGGGCCTGCTGGTGCTCACCGTCCTGTGGCTGCTCGGATGCGCCGGCTACGCTGCACAGATTCTCTGGAGAGTTTAA
- the sdhC gene encoding succinate dehydrogenase, cytochrome b556 subunit: MAEAVKKPRPEYRNIGLGQIAKYRLPWAGKVSILHRISGLLLFIALPFLLYLLDQSLTSEISFDAFKGFLAHPIVKIITLVLSWAYLHHFCAGIRFLVLDMHVAVNKEGGRQTAIAVLVVSLVLTLAVALKLFGAF; encoded by the coding sequence ATGGCTGAAGCCGTAAAAAAACCAAGGCCCGAGTACCGGAACATCGGGCTTGGACAGATCGCGAAGTATCGCTTGCCGTGGGCGGGCAAGGTGTCCATTCTGCATCGCATCAGCGGTCTGTTGCTCTTCATCGCGCTGCCCTTTCTCTTGTATCTGCTCGACCAGAGCCTCACGTCCGAGATCAGCTTCGACGCATTCAAGGGCTTTCTCGCGCACCCCATCGTCAAGATCATCACGCTCGTGCTGTCGTGGGCGTATCTGCATCACTTCTGCGCGGGTATCCGCTTTCTCGTGCTCGACATGCACGTGGCCGTCAACAAGGAAGGCGGACGGCAGACCGCCATCGCGGTGCTGGTCGTGTCGCTCGTGCTGACGCTTGCCGTCGCGCTGAAACTTTTCGGAGCCTTCTAA